The following proteins come from a genomic window of Diprion similis isolate iyDipSimi1 chromosome 8, iyDipSimi1.1, whole genome shotgun sequence:
- the LOC124408558 gene encoding PRKC apoptosis WT1 regulator protein-like isoform X1, giving the protein MSRHFFDIAGMASSSVSQEDFENDFELTSRRSRIRTARARVVPPRTGDAALSNYQITSLPVSEAAGDVEEICDLGSNCVILPEHDNQQNKPIMRKQDKRLTNRPTHINKGKQQRDRRKLREKRRSTGVVHLPSTESTGGSTGEDEEEIGGTCPETKQNTHHNEFLDQELVEEKTIKTYTQRRDKSHSDLEADDEEFDSLNQSDSVNQSDQGNQNEVQTSPTTSKPKTPVSTGDKLDFLQLVELAQKENRRLLSLLEERDRKITALEARLTHQQNEMALERQRLREENTALIRAMAALASN; this is encoded by the exons ATGTCCAGGCAtttttt CGACATCGCTGGAATGGCATCGAGTTCCGTTAGTCAGGAAGACTTTGAGAACGACTTTGAACTTACGTCCCGTCGATCCAGAATCCGAACCGCTAGAGCCCGAGTCGTCCCACCCAGAACTGGCGATGCTGCCTTGAGCAATTATCAAA TTACATCATTACCGGTTTCAGAGGCTGCAGGAGACGTTGAGGAGATATGCGATTTAGGCTCCAATTGTGTTATTTTACCGGAACATGATAATCAACAAAATAAACCAATCATGAGAAAACAAGATAAACGCCTGACCAATCG ACCAACACACATAAACAAAGGTAAACAACAACGAGACAGAAGAAAGCTGAGAGAAAAACGACGTAGCACTGGAGTTGTGCATTTGCCATCGACCGAG AGTACAGGCGGCAGCACTGGTGAAGATGAGGAGGAGATCGGCGGAACTTGCCCCGAAACCAAGCAAAATACCCATCACAATGAATTTCTCGATCAAGAACTTGTAGAG GAAAAGACCATCAAGACGTACACACAGAGACGAGATAAAAG CCACTCTGATCTCGAAGCTGATGACGAAGAATTCGATTCCTTGAACCAATCAGACAGCGTAAACCAATCGGATCAGGGTAATCAGAACGAGGTACAAACCTCACCGACAACGAGCAAACCCAAAACGCCTGTTTCAACTGGGGacaaattg GATTTCTTACAGCTGGTTGAGCTTGCTCAGAAAGAGAACAGACGACTCTTGTCTCTCCTGGAGGAGAGAGACCGTAAAATCACGGCTCTTGAAGCTCGTTTAACCCATCAGCAGAACGAAATGGCCCTAGAAAGGCAACGTCTCAGAGAAGAGAATACTGCATTGATAAGAGCAATGGCTGCTCTCGCTAGTAACTAG
- the LOC124408558 gene encoding PRKC apoptosis WT1 regulator protein-like isoform X2: MSRHFFDIAGMASSSVSQEDFENDFELTSRRSRIRTARARVVPPRTGDAALSNYQITSLPVSEAAGDVEEICDLGSNCVILPEHDNQQNKPIMRKQDKRLTNRPTHINKGKQQRDRRKLREKRRSTGVVHLPSTESTGGSTGEDEEEIGGTCPETKQNTHHNEFLDQELVEEKTIKTYTQRRDKSHSDLEADDEEFDSLNQSDSVNQSDQGNQNEVQTSPTTSKPKTPVSTGDKLLVELAQKENRRLLSLLEERDRKITALEARLTHQQNEMALERQRLREENTALIRAMAALASN, translated from the exons ATGTCCAGGCAtttttt CGACATCGCTGGAATGGCATCGAGTTCCGTTAGTCAGGAAGACTTTGAGAACGACTTTGAACTTACGTCCCGTCGATCCAGAATCCGAACCGCTAGAGCCCGAGTCGTCCCACCCAGAACTGGCGATGCTGCCTTGAGCAATTATCAAA TTACATCATTACCGGTTTCAGAGGCTGCAGGAGACGTTGAGGAGATATGCGATTTAGGCTCCAATTGTGTTATTTTACCGGAACATGATAATCAACAAAATAAACCAATCATGAGAAAACAAGATAAACGCCTGACCAATCG ACCAACACACATAAACAAAGGTAAACAACAACGAGACAGAAGAAAGCTGAGAGAAAAACGACGTAGCACTGGAGTTGTGCATTTGCCATCGACCGAG AGTACAGGCGGCAGCACTGGTGAAGATGAGGAGGAGATCGGCGGAACTTGCCCCGAAACCAAGCAAAATACCCATCACAATGAATTTCTCGATCAAGAACTTGTAGAG GAAAAGACCATCAAGACGTACACACAGAGACGAGATAAAAG CCACTCTGATCTCGAAGCTGATGACGAAGAATTCGATTCCTTGAACCAATCAGACAGCGTAAACCAATCGGATCAGGGTAATCAGAACGAGGTACAAACCTCACCGACAACGAGCAAACCCAAAACGCCTGTTTCAACTGGGGacaaattg CTGGTTGAGCTTGCTCAGAAAGAGAACAGACGACTCTTGTCTCTCCTGGAGGAGAGAGACCGTAAAATCACGGCTCTTGAAGCTCGTTTAACCCATCAGCAGAACGAAATGGCCCTAGAAAGGCAACGTCTCAGAGAAGAGAATACTGCATTGATAAGAGCAATGGCTGCTCTCGCTAGTAACTAG
- the LOC124408556 gene encoding ecdysone 20-monooxygenase isoform X2, with translation MVLSGAWFEVAAFFAVVILATRCRPTWWFSTGSSLPTSPVSSTERLKRRRTLRDVPGPIGLPVLGTRWIYTFLGSYRMTKIHDAYKDLHRRYGSICKEEALWNWPVVSVFAKKDIEAILRRSSRYPLRPPSEVISYYRRSRPDRYTNLGLVNEQGEVWHKLRSALTPELMSATTVLGFLPALNQVTDDFVSLIRQQKETKHNCVTGFEELAYRMGLESTCTLILGRRLGFLEPDTGALTARLADAVRIHFRASRDAFYGLPLWKLVVTKAYAELISSEDAIYDTISELLDTTTWDQRDDANDESVEAVFKSILREKNLDMRDKKAAIVDFIAAGIHTLGNTLVFLLDLIGRNKEVQRCLHEEVSALAPPGCNLAADDLRDAKYLRACIFEAYRVLPTTPCIARILEEPMELGGYDIKSGTVVLCQTWIAGLEEENFRDADKFMPERWLTSVVPHSPLLVAPFGSGRRICPGKRFVEQALQLILAKMVREFNISVTEDLELQFEFIVAPKPPVKICFEDRLIAN, from the exons ATGGTACTGTCTGGAGCTTGGTTCGAGGTTGCCGCATTTTTTGCCGTTGTAATACTCGCCACGCGATGTCGGCCCACGTGGTGGTTTTCCACAGGAAGTTCATTGCCAACCAGTCCCG TATCGTCGACGGAAAGGCTGAAACGACGCAGGACTCTGCGAGATGTGCCAGGACCAATCGGCCTCCCCGTCCTCGGCACGAGGTGGATATACACGTTTCTGGGTAGTTATCGGATGACCAAAATACACGACGCGTACAAAG ACCTGCATCGCCGTTACGGAAGCATATGCAAGGAGGAGGCGCTGTGGAATTGGCCTGTCGTTTCGGTCTTCGCGAAGAAGGACATCGAGGCGATTCTAAGGCGAAGTTCTCGGTATCCCCTCCGACCTCCGTCCGAAGTTATTTCGTACTATCGCCGATCGAGACCGGATCGTTACACAAATCTTGGACTCGTGAACGA GCAGGGGGAAGTTTGGCACAAATTACGGAGCGCTCTCACTCCGGAGTTAATGAGTGCAACAACGGTCCTTGGCTTCCTTCCGGCGTTGAATCAAGTCACCGACGATTTCGTTAGTCTTATACGTCAGCAGAAGGAGACGAAGCACAACTGTGTCACGGGATTCGAGGAACTCGCCTACAGGATGGGTCTCGaaa GTACGTGTACCCTGATTTTGGGACGACGTCTGGGATTTCTTGAGCCAGATACCGGAGCCCTGACGGCTAGGCTGGCTGACGCGGTGCGCATTCACTTCCGGGCATCGCGGGATGCTTTTTACGGTCTCCCTTTGTGGAAGCTAGTCGTTACTAAAGCATACGCAGAGTTGATTTCCAGCGAGGATGCCATTTATGA CACGATATCGGAACTTCTGGATACCACAACGTGGGATCAGCGAGATGACGCGAACGACGAATCGGTCGAAGCTGTTTTCAAATCTATACTGCGAGAAAAGAATTTGGATATGCGGGATAAGAAAGCTGCGATTGTAGATTTCATTGCCGCTGGTATTCATACC CTTGGTAACACCCTCGTGTTTCTTCTCGATCTAATCGGACGTAACAAAGAAGTGCAGAGGTGTCTTCACGAGGAAGTATCCGCCCTTGCACCACCGGGATGTAATCTTGCCGCGGATGATTTGCGCGACGCCAAGTATCTCCGCGCTTGCATTTTCGAGGCATACAG AGTTCTACCAACAACACCGTGCATAGCCCGCATACTTGAAGAGCCTATGGAATTGGGAGGATATGATATCAAATCTGGC ACCGTAGTTCTGTGTCAGACGTGGATAGCAGGCCTGGAAGAAGAGAATTTCCGAGATGCCGACAAATTTATGCCAGAACGATGGCTTACAAGTGTTGTTCCTCATTCGCCTCTTCTCGTTGCCCCGTTTGGATCCGGTCGACGAATATGTCCGGGAAAGCGTTTCGTGGAGCAAGCTCTTCAATTGATACTAGCTAAG ATGGTTCGAGAATTTAACATTAGCGTTACCGAAGATCTAGAATTGCAGTTTGAATTTATAGTTGCACCGAAACCACcggtgaaaatttgttttgagGATCGTTTGATCGCGAATTGA
- the LOC124408558 gene encoding PRKC apoptosis WT1 regulator protein-like isoform X3, with amino-acid sequence MSRHFFDIAGMASSSVSQEDFENDFELTSRRSRIRTARARVVPPRTGDAALSNYQKAAGDVEEICDLGSNCVILPEHDNQQNKPIMRKQDKRLTNRPTHINKGKQQRDRRKLREKRRSTGVVHLPSTESTGGSTGEDEEEIGGTCPETKQNTHHNEFLDQELVEEKTIKTYTQRRDKSHSDLEADDEEFDSLNQSDSVNQSDQGNQNEVQTSPTTSKPKTPVSTGDKLDFLQLVELAQKENRRLLSLLEERDRKITALEARLTHQQNEMALERQRLREENTALIRAMAALASN; translated from the exons ATGTCCAGGCAtttttt CGACATCGCTGGAATGGCATCGAGTTCCGTTAGTCAGGAAGACTTTGAGAACGACTTTGAACTTACGTCCCGTCGATCCAGAATCCGAACCGCTAGAGCCCGAGTCGTCCCACCCAGAACTGGCGATGCTGCCTTGAGCAATTATCAAA AGGCTGCAGGAGACGTTGAGGAGATATGCGATTTAGGCTCCAATTGTGTTATTTTACCGGAACATGATAATCAACAAAATAAACCAATCATGAGAAAACAAGATAAACGCCTGACCAATCG ACCAACACACATAAACAAAGGTAAACAACAACGAGACAGAAGAAAGCTGAGAGAAAAACGACGTAGCACTGGAGTTGTGCATTTGCCATCGACCGAG AGTACAGGCGGCAGCACTGGTGAAGATGAGGAGGAGATCGGCGGAACTTGCCCCGAAACCAAGCAAAATACCCATCACAATGAATTTCTCGATCAAGAACTTGTAGAG GAAAAGACCATCAAGACGTACACACAGAGACGAGATAAAAG CCACTCTGATCTCGAAGCTGATGACGAAGAATTCGATTCCTTGAACCAATCAGACAGCGTAAACCAATCGGATCAGGGTAATCAGAACGAGGTACAAACCTCACCGACAACGAGCAAACCCAAAACGCCTGTTTCAACTGGGGacaaattg GATTTCTTACAGCTGGTTGAGCTTGCTCAGAAAGAGAACAGACGACTCTTGTCTCTCCTGGAGGAGAGAGACCGTAAAATCACGGCTCTTGAAGCTCGTTTAACCCATCAGCAGAACGAAATGGCCCTAGAAAGGCAACGTCTCAGAGAAGAGAATACTGCATTGATAAGAGCAATGGCTGCTCTCGCTAGTAACTAG
- the LOC124408558 gene encoding PRKC apoptosis WT1 regulator protein-like isoform X4, whose protein sequence is MASSSVSQEDFENDFELTSRRSRIRTARARVVPPRTGDAALSNYQITSLPVSEAAGDVEEICDLGSNCVILPEHDNQQNKPIMRKQDKRLTNRPTHINKGKQQRDRRKLREKRRSTGVVHLPSTESTGGSTGEDEEEIGGTCPETKQNTHHNEFLDQELVEEKTIKTYTQRRDKSHSDLEADDEEFDSLNQSDSVNQSDQGNQNEVQTSPTTSKPKTPVSTGDKLDFLQLVELAQKENRRLLSLLEERDRKITALEARLTHQQNEMALERQRLREENTALIRAMAALASN, encoded by the exons ATGGCATCGAGTTCCGTTAGTCAGGAAGACTTTGAGAACGACTTTGAACTTACGTCCCGTCGATCCAGAATCCGAACCGCTAGAGCCCGAGTCGTCCCACCCAGAACTGGCGATGCTGCCTTGAGCAATTATCAAA TTACATCATTACCGGTTTCAGAGGCTGCAGGAGACGTTGAGGAGATATGCGATTTAGGCTCCAATTGTGTTATTTTACCGGAACATGATAATCAACAAAATAAACCAATCATGAGAAAACAAGATAAACGCCTGACCAATCG ACCAACACACATAAACAAAGGTAAACAACAACGAGACAGAAGAAAGCTGAGAGAAAAACGACGTAGCACTGGAGTTGTGCATTTGCCATCGACCGAG AGTACAGGCGGCAGCACTGGTGAAGATGAGGAGGAGATCGGCGGAACTTGCCCCGAAACCAAGCAAAATACCCATCACAATGAATTTCTCGATCAAGAACTTGTAGAG GAAAAGACCATCAAGACGTACACACAGAGACGAGATAAAAG CCACTCTGATCTCGAAGCTGATGACGAAGAATTCGATTCCTTGAACCAATCAGACAGCGTAAACCAATCGGATCAGGGTAATCAGAACGAGGTACAAACCTCACCGACAACGAGCAAACCCAAAACGCCTGTTTCAACTGGGGacaaattg GATTTCTTACAGCTGGTTGAGCTTGCTCAGAAAGAGAACAGACGACTCTTGTCTCTCCTGGAGGAGAGAGACCGTAAAATCACGGCTCTTGAAGCTCGTTTAACCCATCAGCAGAACGAAATGGCCCTAGAAAGGCAACGTCTCAGAGAAGAGAATACTGCATTGATAAGAGCAATGGCTGCTCTCGCTAGTAACTAG